The window ATTGAATATAAGGGATAGTTCTATATTCTTCATTATTGATAAAGAGTTATAATGATAAAAAACTATTGTATAGGCTGATAGGTTTTCAGGATTTCTATATTTATTGCCGAATCATGTTTAAAGTTCTTTTAATTCCCAGCATGACAGCATAATTGCTGATTATGCCTATGGACAGAAGCATTTGGATATACGGCATAAATTCACCATATAAATCGCTGGATTTGAATATAATGAAACCGGAACCTGTTATTATGGTTATTATGATAAGAAAAATATTGACGGATGCAAGGTTCCGTAACCGCAATATTCCTTTCACTACGAGAAAAGATGCCACACCAGTAACAAGGAGGAGTATTGCTGTTAATACGTGAAAAACTAAAACCGGTGAATTGATAGGATCAGATATCTGGGATAAATAGAATCCTGTCATTATCTGTAGAAGCGTTATTGCTGATGTCCCCCACAGGATTTTTTCAATATTGTCCAAATAAACACCTTTGAATACTGCCCTCACCTGTAATTATTGAAGAAATCTATTGTTTCCCGGTACTGCTGTATCATATGGCTCTTTTCCCTGAAGCCATGCCCTTCCCTTGGAAAAACAAGGAACCTGACCAGTTTCCCCCTCTCCTTGAGAAATCTGTAAAACTCATAGTACTGACCAATTGGAACGTAAGGGTCCTCCACACCATGCATCAGGAGTATTGGGGTCTTAACATCATGATCCATTCTGATGGCAGAAAACTTATCGTAAAGGTTAAACCTGTACGGGTCTTCATTCATATGTATTCTATCCCAGTTATATAGATTTGAGACTCCGTGAAAGCTTACCCAGTCTGAAATTCCGTATAAAGATACAGAGGCCTTGAATATATCAGATTTCATGATCGCAATTGCGGACATGTACCCCCCATATGATCCTCCAGTTATGTAAATTCTGTCGGTATTTACCAACCCTGAACTTTTTAAATATTCTATTCCAGAAATAACATCCTCAAAATCCATTCCTCCCAGATCCCCTCTGTTAGATTCTGCATACTCCCTTCCCCTGCCTATACTTCCACGGTAATTTGGTAGAAATACAGAGAATCCGGATCCTGCATAAAGGGTTGTTCTATCCATAAATGCAGTGTAGGAAAAGGATGTGGGTCCTCCATGTATATATACAACCAGTGGATCCCCCGGGCTCTGAGACCTGAGAAATCCGTAAATAGTTTTCCCATCAGTAGAATTCCACTCTACCTTTTTGGATGGATAGGCCTTCAATTTCTGGAGATCACTGTTTATTGATGACCTTATAATCCTATTTTTATTTACCAGTATTACCTCTGCGATCTCATTCTCATTTGAGTATGAAAATGCTGTAAGATCACCTCTCATGGCAAATGATGGTGAAAATACAGGGTAAACTATTCCAGATCCCTCCCATACAGTACTGTCATTTTCCAGTGACCTTATTCTGAATCTACCCATTTTATTTTCGAGAATATACATTTTTCCTTTCTGGAATATGATATGCGAAATAGTGGAATCATAATTAGCGGTTAGGTTTTGGGCCTTTCCATTTTCAATAAGGATGACATCACCT of the Ferroplasma sp. genome contains:
- a CDS encoding trehalose synthase gives rise to the protein MDNIEKILWGTSAITLLQIMTGFYLSQISDPINSPVLVFHVLTAILLLVTGVASFLVVKGILRLRNLASVNIFLIIITIITGSGFIIFKSSDLYGEFMPYIQMLLSIGIISNYAVMLGIKRTLNMIRQ
- a CDS encoding S9 family peptidase; the encoded protein is MEDHTIEDFLKFKNIENVAISSDGTTIAVLVSDNFKPYKKKYANKSIYIYDSGLKLQHKIEEPGITCIDFSHDGRLLYAADGMIQIYNNDGTGLKIKFNGDIDQALWSGEKIIFSGKVRKEKKEDDAYFFEENEPLNELYIIDFTTGIKKITTDIHIWEFNTDGTSIYAVTSEKPMESCWYTAKLSRINLEGQIETVYDPEFRQIGKIAVSGGKVAILESIMSDRGVISGDVILIENGKAQNLTANYDSTISHIIFQKGKMYILENKMGRFRIRSLENDSTVWEGSGIVYPVFSPSFAMRGDLTAFSYSNENEIAEVILVNKNRIIRSSINSDLQKLKAYPSKKVEWNSTDGKTIYGFLRSQSPGDPLVVYIHGGPTSFSYTAFMDRTTLYAGSGFSVFLPNYRGSIGRGREYAESNRGDLGGMDFEDVISGIEYLKSSGLVNTDRIYITGGSYGGYMSAIAIMKSDIFKASVSLYGISDWVSFHGVSNLYNWDRIHMNEDPYRFNLYDKFSAIRMDHDVKTPILLMHGVEDPYVPIGQYYEFYRFLKERGKLVRFLVFPREGHGFREKSHMIQQYRETIDFFNNYR